A genomic segment from Malus domestica chromosome 05, GDT2T_hap1 encodes:
- the LOC103435508 gene encoding cationic amino acid transporter 5-like: MGSMEVRGEDVQQRSYWRCSKQDFLPEESFQNWSTYRTALSQTGHRFKNRLLSRSNDNDEIGELRKQSENDMKRCLTWWDLMWFGFGSVIGAGIFVLTGLETQRHAGPAIVLSYVASGLSAMLSVFCYTEFSIEIPVAGGAFAYLRIELGDFVAFITAGNILLESIVGSAGLARAWTSYFTALLNHPSNSLRIHTNLAEGFNLLDPIAVTVLAIAETIAMISTRKTSYLNWIASAVNNVIILFVIIAAFVHAKPSNLKPFFPFGAKGVFQAAAIVYFAYGGFDNIATMAEETKNPSRDIPLGLLGSMTIITVVYCLMALSLPMMQKYTDIDPNAAYSVAFQSVGMTWAKYLVAVGALKGMTTVLLVGTLGQARYITHIARAHMIPPWFALVHPKTGTPINATVLIAISSSCIAFFSSLEVLTGLLSVSTLFIFMMMAVALLVRRYYVKDITPKHHLLNLVIFLLIIIASSMGTAAYWGLNPNGWVGYVVTVPLWFFGTLVMAVFLPQQRSPKLWGVPLVPWLPSLSIATNIFLMGSLGPEAFERFGICTVVMLIYYVFFGLHATYDVAHKQDMTEESLKVNGSNIREKAEP; encoded by the coding sequence ATGGGTTCCATGGAAGTGCGGGGTGAAGACGTCCAGCAAAGAAGTTACTGGAGATGCAGCAAACAAGATTTCCTACCAGAAGAATCCTTTCAGAATTGGAGTACATACCGAACGGCCCTGTCACAAACAGGCCACAGGTTCAAGAACCGTCTCCTCAGCAGATCAAATGATAACGATGAGATTGGGGAACTTCGGAAACAAAGTGAGAATGACATGAAGCGCTGCCTTACTTGGTGGGATCTCATGTGGTTTGGGTTTGGTTCGGTCATTGGTGCAGGCATCTTTGTGCTTACTGGCCTAGAAACTCAGAGACATGCTGGACCAGCTATTGTCTTGTCCTATGTTGCTTCCGGTCTCTCCGCAATGCTCTCTGTCTTCTGCTACACAGAATTTTCAATAGAAATCCCTGTGGCTGGTGGAGCTTTTGCTTACCTGCGGATAGAATTGGGGGACTTTGTTGCATTCATAACAGCAGGAAACATACTTCTTGAAAGCATTGTTGGAAGTGCAGGACTTGCTAGAGCATGGACTTCTTACTTCACAGCGCTCTTGAATCATCCTTCCAACTCGCTACGCATCCACACAAATCTGGCGGAGGGGTTCAATCTGCTGGACCCGATAGCTGTCACTGTTCTGGCAATAGCGGAAACAATAGCAATGATCAGCACAAGGAAGACCTCTTACTTAAACTGGATAGCATCTGCAGTCAataatgttataattttgtttgTGATAATTGCAGCTTTTGTCCACGCCAAGCCGTCAAATTTGAAGcccttttttccttttgggGCCAAAGGAGTCTTTCAGGCAGCTGCAATTGTTTACTTTGCTTATGGAGGATTTGACAATATTGCCACCATGGCTGAAGAAACGAAAAATCCATCAAGAGACATACCTCTAGGATTGCTTGGATCAATGACAATCATCACTGTCGTATATTGTTTAATGGCACTTTCACTACCTATGATGCAGAAATACACAGATATAGACCCAAATGCAGCGTATTCTGTAGCATTTCAAAGTGTGGGCATGACATGGGCCAAGTACCTGGTAGCTGTTGGTGCCCTCAAGGGAATGACCACTGTTCTTCTGGTCGGGACACTTGGACAGGCACGATATATCACTCATATTGCACGAGCCCACATGATTCCACCATGGTTTGCTCTTGTTCATCCGAAGACAGGAACCCCCATAAACGCTACAGTTTTGATTGCCATTTCAAGTAGCTGCATCGCTTTCTTTTCGAGCTTGGAAGTTTTGACAGGCCTGTTATCAGTGAGCACGCTCTTTATCTTCATGATGATGGCAGTCGCACTTCTGGTGAGGAGGTACTATGTGAAAGATATCACCCCAAAACACCACCTCTTAAATCTTGTCATCTTCTTGCTGATCATTATTGCTTCCTCAATGGGGACTGCAGCTTACTGGGGGCTGAATCCCAATGGTTGGGTTGGCTATGTCGTGACAGTTCCTCTTTGGTTCTTTGGGACTTTGGTGATGGCAGTGTTTTTACCTCAACAACGGTCACCAAAACTTTGGGGGGTTCCGCTGGTACCTTGGTTGCCATCCCTGTCAATTGCAACAAACATCTTTCTTATGGGATCTTTGGGTCCTGAAGC
- the LOC103409020 gene encoding uncharacterized protein encodes MENHDEAQLQSFLKTLPPVEFCCVYGSSLHPSHPSTATSTMVDCILGVSDPQQWHSENLKLNNDHYASWMVLLGGARLITGVADEIGVGVHFNPFVSWNDKTYKYGVVGMHNLVQDVLTWERFYLSGRLQKPVQVLLDNSDITNVNSVNLRAAMSAALLLLPSNFTEEDLYAKICSLSYMGDVRMLFAEDRNKVKKIVQGQFELFQSMYKPFIEEYETKEFLRRSLSGNPQPIISQDCGLSAARSLVSSLPPMIRSQMGMKLGEKKALCGSGRAVHDIVIGSKDEAAKCMQSILRRKVMVSSARQAVAGLIAVGGINGMRYLGAKMSKAWKSWRS; translated from the exons ATGGAGAATCACGACGAAGCGCAGCTCCAGAGTTTTCTCAAAACTCTCCCCCCTGTTGAGTTCTGCTGTGTCTATGGCTCATCTCTTCACCCCAGCCATCCTTCCACTGCCACG TCAACTATGGTGGATTGCATTCTTGGTGTATCAGATCCCCAGCAATGGCATTCTGAG AATTTGAAATTGAACAACGATCATTACGCCTCATGGATGGTGCTCCTTGGTGGAGCAAGGCTg ATTACTGGCGTTGCAGATGAAATCGGTGTAGGAGTGCACTTCAATCCTTTTGTTAGTTGGAATGACAAG ACGTATAAGTATGGGGTTGTTGGCATGCACAACTTGGTTCAGGATGTGCTAACTTGGGAGAGGTTCTATTTGAGCGGCCGATTACAAAAGCCA gTTCAGGTACTTTTGGATAATTCGGATATCACAAATGTAAACTCGGTTAATTTGAGGGCTGCAATGTCTGCTGCGCTCCTTCTTTTGCCATCCAATTTCACTGAG GAAGATCTGTATGCCAAAATATGTAGCCTCTCGTATATGGGTGACGTGCGTATGCTTTTTGCAGAGGACAGAAATAAG GTGAAGAAAATAGTACAAGGGCAATTTGAATTGTTCCAGTCGATGTATAAGCCATTTATAGAAGAGTATGAGACCAAAGAGTTTTTGAGACGCTCGTTATCTGGGAATCCTCAACCAATTATATCTCAG GATTGTGGTTTATCAGCCGCCCGATCTCTCGTTTCTTCTCTGCCCCCGATGATCAGAAGCCAAATGGGGATGAAGCTAGGAGAGAAGAAAGCACTGTGCGGCTCTG GTCGAGCTGTTCACGATATTGTGATTGGATCCAAAGACGAGGCTGCTAAATGCATGCAGAGTATTTTGAGGCGAAAGGTCATGGTTTCAAGTGCAAGACAGGCAGTAGCTGGTCTCATAGCTGTTGGTGGCATTAATGGCATGAGATATCTTGGTGCTAAAATGAGCAAGGCATGGAAATCCTGGAGATCAtaa
- the LOC139196244 gene encoding uncharacterized protein, which yields MKLGYQHNDFDSSLEQSLSGSFRKFTSGLLQNDMGLLSPGHSSNGSFRRSNSVISTQSAASSKYASSSRRVSNGLKDYARKLADLELFTHCIEDWVSENTCEDSDTGFSPPFMIDELRKLDVALEGVLFQQLVRMPCSPNVSGDPNEDEYLALEDFLQAVVSGLWHAFWHKRGELPLFVSCPRSLGSKFYSVEKAISRGGLRKLCGLSLISKIGGDQKVQWDQIMEFALFKADILSGNEMKLSAPVICEALFYGFHILVSRCLSKVKATKSSSVFLLVLDSNYGGVVKLGGDLSKLDLSSSNPYKSAVEWIKNHAEVCVSPVDRIWNKFGNANWGDLGTLQVLLATYNAIVQWNGLPRKSVASLVSDHSLRLQKRRMEFCLSQNGNVLVPFQQSSHQQEDIVEVDQTNGRAVKHNASRLRLNQGEVLLLEDQQQGQKTFQVQESLVGGNHYLYSAVCVDCPAQLLTLYIGAHPTRLEPCWEDMSLWYQVQRQTKVLNIFKHQGITSKYLPEMIASGRILHSGPCKKQTPGGRCDHPLCGTPILVTSPVGEPVSYVVSQDGPLSPEEAIRCCRDCLAALRSAAMPNVQHGDICPENIIRVVDEQGSRNSSFYVPISWGRAVLEDRDSPAINLQFSSSHALQHGKLCPSSDAESLVYLMLFVCGGAMQQQDSIESALQWRETSWAKRSIQQQLGEVSPLLKAFADYVDSLCGTPYPVDYDIWLNRLSRAVDGVGERGKMIEEVAVALRLKDVAESSGTSAGS from the coding sequence ATGAAATTAGGTTACCAACATAACGATTTCGATTCGtctttggagcaaagtttgagtggaagtttcAGAAAGTTCACATCTGGTTTGCTGCAAAATGATATGGGACTGCTGTCTCCGGGCCATAGCTCGAATGGTAGTTTTCGGAGGTCTAACTCCGTTATTTCCACACAGTCCGCCGCTTCAAGTAAGTATGCCTCTTCTTCCAGAAGAGTGTCCAATGGGCTAAAGGACTATGCAAGGAAACTTGCTGACCTCGAGTTGTTCACACATTGTATTGAGGATTGGGTTTCGGAGAATACGTGTGAGGATTCAGACACTGGTTTCAGTCCCCCATTCATGATTGATGAATTGCGCAAGCTTGATGTGGCGTTGGAGGGTGTTCTGTTTCAGCAACTCGTCCGGATGCCATGCTCACCTAATGTTTCCGGTGATCCAAATGAAGATGAGTATCTTGCGTTGGAAGACTTCCTTCAGGCTGTAGTGAGTGGTTTATGGCATGCATTTTGGCATAAAAGAGGTGAGCTGCCGCTATTTGTATCTTGTCCGCGTtctcttggatccaagttttaTAGTGTAGAGAAGGCAATATCAAGGGGAGGGCTTAGAAAGCTCTGCGGTTTATCTTTGATATCGAAAATTGGGGGTGATCAGAAAGTCCAATGGGATCAGATCATGGAGTTTGCCCTGTTTAAAGCTGATATATTGTCTGGAAATGAGATGAAATTATCAGCTCCCGTTATTTGTGAAGCCCTCTTTTATGGTTTTCATATACTTGTTTCTAGGTGTTTGAGCAAGGTTAAAGCTACAAAGAGCAGTTCTGTTTTCCTTTTGGTTCTGGATTCTAATTATGGAGGGGTGGTTAAACTTGGCGGTGATCTTAGTAAACTCGATTTAAGCTCAAGTAATCCGTACAAGTCTGCAGTTGAATGGATCAAAAATCATGCTGAAGTTTGTGTTTCTCCAGTGGACCGGATATGGAACAAATTCGGGAATGCAAATTGGGGGGACCTAGGAACTCTGCAGGTACTTTTGGCAACTTACAATGCTATTGTACAATGGAATGGACTGCCTAGGAAGTCAGTAGCTTCATTAGTCTCAGATCATAGCCTTCGCCTTCAGAAGCGTAGAATGGAGTTCTGCCTCAGTCAGAATGGGAATGTTCTGGTTCCCTTCCAACAATCTAGCCACCAGCAAGAAGATATTGTTGAAGTTGACCAAACTAATGGTCGAGCTGTCAAACACAATGCTTCGCGCTTAAGGCTTAATCAGGGCGAAGTTTTGCTACTGGAAGATCAACAGCAGGGGCAGAAAACTTTCCAAGTACAAGAGTCTCTGGTGGGAGGGAACCATTACCTCTATAGTGCGGTTTGTGTAGATTGTCCGGCGCAGCTGTTGACTTTATACATTGGCGCGCATCCGACcagacttgaaccttgttgggAGGACATGAGTCTTTGGTACCAAGTCCAGAGGCAAACAAAAGTGCTAAACATCTTCAAGCATCAGGGAATTACAAGCAAGTATTTGCCGGAAATGATTGCCTCAGGGCGGATTTTGCATTCTGGTCCCTGCAAGAAGCAGACCCCCGGGGGTCGATGTGATCATCCGTTGTGTGGGACTCCAATACTAGTGACATCTCCAGTTGGTGAACCTGTTTCATACGTTGTTTCTCAAGATGGCCCCCTTTCCCCTGAGGAGGCAATTCGCTGCTGCAGAGACTGCCTAGCTGCTCTAAGAAGTGCAGCAATGCCAAATGTGCAACATGGTGATATTTGTCCGGAAAACATAATTCGGGTTGTTGACGAACAAGGCTCAAGAAACAGCAGTTTCTATGTTCCAATATCATGGGGCCGCGCAGTTTTGGAAGACCGGGACAGTCCAGCCATAAACCTACAATTCTCTTCATCACATGCACTTCAGCATGGGAAACTTTGTCCATCATCAGACGCGGAAAGCCTTGTTTACCTCATGTTGTTCGTATGCGGTGGAGCAATGCAGCAGCAGGACTCCATCGAATCTGCGTTGCAATGGAGGGAGACGAGCTGGGCAAAGCGCTCAATCCAGCAGCAGCTAGGTGAGGTTTCACCTCTCCTCAAGGCATTTGCTGACTATGTGGACAGCCTTTGTGGAACACCATATCCTGTGGACTATGACATATGGTTGAACAGATTGAGCAGGGCCGTGGATGGCGTGGGTGAGAGGGGTAAAATGATCGAAGAAGTGGCGGTTGCGTTGAGGTTGAAGGATGTTGCTGAGTCCTCGGGGACATCTGCAGGGTCCTAG